In Acidobacteriota bacterium, one genomic interval encodes:
- the dnaX gene encoding DNA polymerase III subunit gamma/tau, which produces MSYTVIARRWRPQKLDEVVGQRAVTQTLRNAMASNRVAQAFVFAGPRGVGKTTTARILARMLNCVNGPTADPCGQCDPCREIAEGRDMDVLEIDAATHTGVDNVREVIISGLAIMPVRDAHKIFIIDEVHQLSPSSFNALLKSIEEPPPHVTFIMATTALDKIPETIASRSQVFEFKTISSRAIGDQLKKIAAADGITVSDQAVALVARAAEGSMRDAQTAFDQVLAFAGTTVGADDVALVLGLVGRDLLFDVLTAVADENGAAAFELAGRAVEAGYDLKLLCRELARLVRDLLVLSIDETRFTDTDIAPEQDHERLKLLLPRFSREDLLRAFDVLARAESEIRLAAEPRYHLEMALLRWIHLRKLTPLSDLIDQLQGRSPAAASLPRVTAPPSPGRPSAPPFPSRSAPASSGASQSSSAAVARRVASQTSRPPAASGSSAPPPPPQPPPAAAFESPASQPGQSAGAGRSVKDTYLDEIRKSKGAFHGAVAMRAQQIDFESDRIVFRFTDSQPFLADQVWQYKEFLEKLALEVCGRKLAVAAEFVKSETSRHAAAAPGSSAAQAKQAADLKAEALANPTVQTLLGIFPADITDVTELKKKS; this is translated from the coding sequence ATGTCCTACACCGTGATTGCCCGCCGCTGGCGGCCGCAGAAGCTTGACGAAGTGGTCGGCCAGCGTGCCGTCACCCAGACGCTGCGCAACGCGATGGCGAGCAACCGGGTGGCGCAGGCCTTCGTGTTTGCCGGACCGCGAGGCGTCGGCAAGACGACCACCGCCCGCATCCTCGCGCGGATGCTCAACTGCGTGAACGGCCCGACAGCCGACCCGTGCGGCCAGTGCGATCCTTGCCGCGAAATCGCGGAAGGCCGCGACATGGACGTGCTCGAGATCGATGCGGCCACGCACACGGGCGTCGACAACGTCCGCGAAGTCATCATCTCGGGACTGGCCATCATGCCGGTCCGCGACGCGCACAAGATCTTCATCATCGACGAGGTCCATCAGCTCTCCCCCTCGTCATTCAACGCCCTGCTCAAGTCGATTGAAGAGCCGCCGCCCCATGTGACCTTCATCATGGCGACTACGGCTCTCGACAAGATTCCCGAGACGATCGCGTCGCGTTCACAGGTCTTCGAGTTCAAGACCATCTCGAGCCGCGCGATTGGCGACCAGCTGAAGAAGATCGCGGCGGCCGACGGCATCACGGTGTCCGATCAGGCCGTCGCGCTGGTTGCGCGAGCGGCCGAAGGCAGCATGCGCGACGCCCAGACCGCGTTCGATCAGGTGCTGGCGTTTGCCGGCACCACGGTGGGCGCCGACGATGTCGCGCTGGTGCTGGGCCTGGTCGGGCGCGACCTGCTGTTCGACGTGCTGACCGCGGTTGCCGACGAGAACGGCGCCGCGGCGTTTGAGCTGGCCGGCCGCGCGGTCGAAGCCGGTTACGATTTGAAGCTGCTGTGCCGCGAACTGGCGCGGCTGGTTCGCGACCTGCTCGTGCTGTCGATCGACGAGACGCGTTTTACCGACACGGACATCGCGCCCGAACAGGACCACGAGCGGCTGAAGCTGCTGCTGCCGCGGTTCTCGAGAGAGGACCTGCTGCGCGCCTTCGATGTGCTCGCCCGGGCCGAAAGCGAGATCCGATTGGCCGCAGAGCCGCGCTACCACCTGGAGATGGCGCTGTTGCGCTGGATCCATCTCCGCAAACTGACACCGCTCTCCGATCTGATCGATCAGCTGCAGGGCCGATCGCCTGCGGCCGCCTCTTTGCCGCGCGTGACCGCTCCTCCCTCGCCGGGTCGTCCATCGGCGCCGCCATTCCCGTCGCGGTCGGCCCCGGCGTCATCCGGCGCGTCACAGTCTTCGTCGGCGGCGGTCGCCCGCCGGGTGGCGAGCCAGACGTCGAGGCCGCCGGCTGCGTCCGGGTCATCTGCGCCACCGCCTCCGCCACAGCCACCGCCTGCCGCGGCTTTCGAGTCCCCCGCTTCGCAGCCCGGCCAGTCTGCGGGTGCGGGTCGCAGCGTCAAGGACACGTATCTCGACGAGATTCGCAAGTCGAAAGGGGCGTTCCACGGAGCCGTGGCGATGCGGGCGCAGCAGATTGACTTCGAATCCGACCGCATCGTGTTTCGCTTTACCGATTCGCAGCCGTTCCTGGCCGATCAAGTGTGGCAGTACAAGGAGTTTCTCGAGAAGCTGGCGCTGGAGGTGTGTGGCCGCAAGCTCGCCGTCGCCGCGGAGTTCGTCAAATCCGAGACGTCCAGGCACGCGGCCGCCGCGCCCGGTAGCAGCGCGGCTCAGGCGAAGCAGGCCGCCGATCTCAAGGCCGAGGCGCTGGCGAATCCGACGGTTCAAACGCTGCTTGGAATCTTCCCGGCCGACATCACCGATGTGACGGAGCTCAAGAAGAAGTCATGA
- a CDS encoding YbaB/EbfC family nucleoid-associated protein translates to MNIQQMMKQAQQMQEKMQRQMAEMRIEASAGGGMVTVVVNGLKQLQSLKLDPEVVNKDDVEMLQDLILAAINDASRKADDAMSQQLGGMMGGMKIPGLS, encoded by the coding sequence ATGAACATTCAGCAGATGATGAAGCAGGCGCAGCAGATGCAGGAGAAGATGCAGCGCCAGATGGCCGAGATGCGCATCGAAGCCAGCGCCGGCGGCGGCATGGTGACCGTCGTCGTCAACGGCCTCAAACAACTCCAGTCGCTGAAACTCGATCCCGAGGTCGTCAACAAGGATGACGTCGAGATGCTGCAGGACCTGATTCTCGCCGCGATCAACGACGCCAGCCGGAAGGCCGACGACGCGATGTCGCAGCAGCTTGGCGGCATGATGGGCGGGATGAAGATCCCGGGATTGTCCTGA
- the recR gene encoding recombination mediator RecR: protein MSQPEPLTRLIDHLQRLPGIGRKSAQRLAFHVLKSTREDAERLAEAIRDVKDRISYCSACNNVTDIDPCPLCSDSSRNTRVICVVEEPQNVMVIERARDYNGLYHVLMGALSPLQGIGPGDLRIMGLLARVEAGGVEEVILATNPNVEGEATAIYLARLLKPLGVRVTRIAMGVPVGSDLEYADDVTMHKAMEGRREV, encoded by the coding sequence ATGTCCCAGCCGGAACCCCTGACACGCCTGATCGACCACCTGCAGCGGCTGCCGGGTATCGGCCGCAAGAGCGCGCAACGCCTCGCGTTTCACGTGTTGAAGAGCACGCGCGAAGATGCCGAGCGGCTGGCTGAGGCCATCCGCGATGTGAAGGATCGCATCAGTTATTGCTCGGCCTGCAACAACGTGACCGACATCGACCCGTGCCCCCTCTGCTCGGATTCGTCCCGGAACACGCGCGTCATCTGCGTGGTGGAAGAGCCGCAGAACGTGATGGTGATCGAGCGCGCCCGCGACTACAACGGGCTGTATCATGTGCTGATGGGCGCGCTGTCGCCGCTCCAGGGCATCGGGCCAGGCGACCTGCGCATCATGGGTCTGCTTGCGCGGGTGGAGGCAGGCGGCGTGGAAGAAGTCATCCTGGCGACCAACCCGAACGTCGAGGGCGAAGCGACGGCGATCTACCTGGCGCGGCTGCTCAAGCCGCTGGGCGTGCGGGTGACGAGGATCGCGATGGGCGTGCCCGTCGGGAGCGACCTCGAGTACGCCGACGATGTCACGATGCACAAGGCAATGGAAGGACGCCGGGAGGTCTGA
- a CDS encoding DUF4203 domain-containing protein, translating into MLPLSYQIPAAVALMAGGVVTCFAGYRLFRFVLGAYGFLLGAMVASSMVGTSGTWAIVVSAIAGGVAGALILTVGYFVGVALVGAGTAVFLLNAIWTPLRGEPHWVLVVVTAVVGAFLAIRFQRYVIVAATAFGGAWTLLVGLAALMAGKAAKAASASTDVWVVYPNAAVLPTSWVYAACAVIGLIGMYVQFHTGGKRKQKRKS; encoded by the coding sequence ATGCTCCCCCTCTCGTATCAGATTCCCGCGGCAGTTGCCCTGATGGCCGGTGGCGTCGTGACCTGCTTTGCGGGGTATCGGCTGTTCCGTTTCGTTCTCGGCGCGTACGGCTTTCTCCTGGGCGCGATGGTGGCCAGCTCGATGGTCGGCACCTCCGGCACCTGGGCGATCGTCGTGTCTGCTATTGCCGGGGGAGTGGCGGGCGCGCTGATCCTGACGGTCGGCTACTTCGTCGGTGTGGCGCTGGTCGGCGCCGGCACGGCGGTGTTTCTGCTGAATGCCATCTGGACGCCCCTGCGCGGCGAGCCACATTGGGTGCTGGTCGTAGTGACGGCCGTGGTCGGCGCGTTCCTGGCGATTCGGTTCCAGCGATACGTCATCGTGGCCGCCACGGCCTTTGGCGGCGCGTGGACGCTGCTGGTGGGGCTGGCGGCGCTGATGGCCGGGAAGGCCGCCAAAGCGGCGTCGGCCTCGACCGACGTCTGGGTCGTGTATCCGAACGCCGCCGTGCTGCCGACTTCGTGGGTGTACGCCGCCTGCGCGGTGATCGGCCTGATCGGCATGTACGTGCAGTTCCATACCGGCGGAAAGCGGAAACAGAAACGGAAGAGCTGA
- a CDS encoding glycosyl hydrolase-related protein, which translates to MAESEVMPMCLRSRLVSSLFLAWMAMFAAVQGQAGQAAKPAPAAVAAAPVPAAPGQAAAQSSPAAQPRTAPGKQPPFFDLAKQPTLFVVGYAHLDTQWRWDYPTTIREYLPKTIRDNFALFEKYPNYVFNFSGSNRYRMIKEYYPADYERVKKAIAAGRWFPSGSSVEENDVNSPSAESIIRQILYGTQYFKREFGKTSAEFMLPDCFGFPASLPTLLAHAGIKGFSTQKLSSSWQPAARVGGPDSPEKTPDGIPFNVGIWEGPDGKTVLAALNPGSYGGSVTYDLSKTPPPPPLAAASASGTPQQAPRPLVDWPARIAFNGQVTGVFTDYMYYGTGDTGGTPTEPSVKLMDAIVTKQKTVLPPAFSTRGGSGSQSSQPQPPPPPGVETLVGDGPVHVVSATAEQMFLNIKPGQTAKLPRYKGDLELINHSAGSITSQAYLKRWNRMNEVLADNAERASVAAAWLGGRPYPQQRLNDAWTLVMGGQFHDIIPGTSIPKAYEYSWNDEVLAMNQFAGVLTSAVDAVASAMNTQVAGTPIIVYNPLNIAREDIVEAHVPFAGGVPKAVHVVGPDGKDVPAQLTARNTVLFVARVPSVGYAVFDVQAADVAEPSALTATTSALENARYRVTLDQNGDIASLFDKVANKELLAAPARLEIKTDNPRNWPAWNMDFEDQMRAPRAYVQGIPRVRIVENGPVRVALEVTRETEGSTFVQTIRLSAGDAGNRVEFANAIDWNTKEAHLKAVFPLTAANTVATYNWDVGTIERTPDDERQFEVASHQWFDLTDKSGAFGVTVLSDAKIASDRPDDHTLRLTLIRTPGTRGGYEDQGTQDLGHHEFVYGLAGHAGGWRQAQTDWQGQRLNQPLVAFESAKHAGGLGKSFSLLTLNNSRVRVLAVKKAEQSDEVVVRLVELDGQRADNVRLTFAAPLVAAREVNGVESPVGTATIAGGELVTSFGPYQPRTFAVKLGVSTTRVAQPVSRPVALPYNQAVASRDGSVSGGRFDSSGRSLPAEMLPREITVGAIRFTLGAPDKMNAVIPRGQAVALPAGSFTRLYVLAAASDGDQRAIVKIGETPVELTIRDWSGYVGQWDNRIWKAREEPVPLRQGAPVPPPGTPPRMRTVMDFAGLTPGFIKPTPVAWFSSHRHATDGSNDVYAYAYLYVYAIDVPAGAKTLTLPVSERVRILAMSVVNEGVPTRPAQPLYDTLDRK; encoded by the coding sequence ATGGCGGAAAGCGAAGTGATGCCCATGTGTCTACGATCGAGGCTCGTGTCGTCGCTGTTTCTGGCATGGATGGCAATGTTCGCTGCAGTGCAGGGGCAGGCAGGCCAGGCGGCCAAGCCGGCACCGGCTGCAGTGGCCGCGGCACCCGTGCCCGCCGCGCCCGGACAGGCCGCGGCCCAGTCCTCACCGGCAGCCCAGCCTCGCACCGCGCCCGGCAAGCAGCCGCCGTTCTTTGATCTGGCCAAGCAGCCGACGCTGTTTGTCGTCGGCTACGCGCACCTCGACACGCAGTGGCGCTGGGACTATCCGACCACCATTCGCGAGTATCTGCCAAAGACCATCCGCGACAACTTTGCGCTGTTCGAAAAATATCCGAATTATGTGTTCAACTTCAGCGGGTCGAACCGCTATCGGATGATCAAGGAGTATTACCCCGCCGACTACGAGCGAGTGAAGAAGGCGATTGCCGCCGGCCGGTGGTTCCCGTCGGGATCGTCGGTCGAAGAGAACGACGTCAACTCGCCGTCGGCCGAGTCGATCATCCGCCAGATTCTCTATGGCACGCAGTATTTCAAACGCGAGTTCGGCAAGACCAGCGCGGAGTTCATGCTGCCGGATTGCTTCGGCTTCCCCGCGTCGCTGCCGACGCTGCTTGCGCATGCAGGCATCAAGGGGTTCTCCACGCAGAAGCTGTCGTCGAGCTGGCAGCCGGCTGCCCGGGTGGGCGGACCGGATTCGCCGGAGAAGACGCCGGACGGCATTCCGTTCAACGTCGGGATCTGGGAAGGGCCCGACGGCAAGACGGTTCTTGCGGCGCTCAATCCCGGCAGTTACGGCGGGTCGGTGACCTACGACCTGAGCAAGACGCCGCCGCCTCCACCGCTGGCTGCAGCGAGCGCATCGGGGACTCCGCAACAGGCGCCCCGGCCGCTGGTTGACTGGCCCGCGCGTATCGCGTTCAACGGGCAGGTGACCGGTGTCTTTACCGACTACATGTATTACGGCACCGGCGACACCGGCGGCACGCCCACCGAGCCGTCAGTCAAGTTGATGGACGCGATCGTGACGAAGCAGAAGACCGTGTTGCCGCCCGCGTTCTCTACTCGAGGCGGGAGCGGATCGCAGTCCAGCCAGCCCCAGCCCCCGCCGCCGCCCGGCGTTGAGACGCTGGTGGGCGACGGTCCGGTCCACGTCGTGTCGGCGACCGCGGAGCAGATGTTTCTGAACATCAAGCCCGGGCAGACGGCGAAGCTGCCCCGCTACAAGGGTGATCTCGAACTCATCAACCACTCGGCCGGATCGATCACGTCGCAGGCGTATCTCAAGCGATGGAACCGGATGAACGAAGTGCTCGCCGACAACGCCGAGCGGGCCTCGGTCGCTGCCGCGTGGCTGGGCGGCCGGCCGTATCCGCAGCAGCGGCTGAACGATGCGTGGACGCTCGTGATGGGCGGACAGTTTCACGACATCATTCCAGGCACCAGCATCCCGAAGGCGTACGAGTATTCGTGGAACGACGAAGTGCTGGCGATGAACCAGTTTGCCGGCGTGCTGACGAGCGCCGTCGACGCGGTGGCCTCTGCGATGAACACCCAGGTTGCCGGCACGCCCATCATCGTCTACAACCCGCTCAACATCGCGCGCGAGGACATCGTCGAGGCGCACGTCCCGTTTGCTGGTGGTGTGCCCAAGGCGGTCCACGTGGTCGGGCCGGACGGCAAGGATGTGCCGGCGCAGTTGACCGCGCGCAACACCGTGCTGTTTGTCGCGCGCGTGCCGTCGGTCGGGTACGCGGTGTTCGACGTGCAGGCGGCTGACGTGGCAGAACCGTCGGCGCTCACTGCCACCACATCCGCGCTTGAGAACGCGCGCTATCGCGTGACGCTCGACCAGAACGGCGATATCGCGAGCCTCTTCGACAAGGTGGCCAACAAGGAACTGCTCGCCGCGCCGGCGCGGCTCGAGATCAAGACCGACAACCCGCGCAACTGGCCGGCGTGGAACATGGACTTCGAGGATCAGATGCGCGCGCCGCGGGCGTACGTGCAGGGCATCCCGCGAGTCCGTATCGTCGAGAACGGGCCGGTTCGCGTCGCCCTCGAAGTGACGCGCGAGACCGAGGGGTCGACATTCGTCCAGACCATCCGGCTGTCGGCTGGCGATGCGGGGAACCGCGTCGAGTTTGCCAACGCCATCGACTGGAATACGAAGGAAGCGCACCTCAAGGCCGTGTTTCCCCTGACTGCCGCGAACACGGTGGCGACCTACAACTGGGATGTCGGCACCATCGAGCGCACGCCCGACGACGAGCGGCAGTTCGAGGTGGCCTCGCACCAGTGGTTTGATCTGACCGACAAGAGCGGCGCCTTTGGCGTCACGGTGCTGTCGGACGCCAAGATCGCGTCCGACAGACCCGACGACCACACGCTCCGGCTGACGCTCATCCGCACGCCCGGCACGCGCGGCGGGTACGAAGACCAGGGCACGCAGGACCTCGGTCATCACGAGTTCGTGTACGGGCTTGCCGGTCATGCGGGCGGCTGGCGCCAGGCGCAGACCGACTGGCAGGGTCAGCGGCTCAATCAGCCGCTGGTCGCCTTCGAGAGCGCGAAGCACGCCGGAGGGCTCGGCAAGAGCTTCTCGCTGCTCACGCTCAACAACTCCCGCGTCCGCGTCCTCGCGGTGAAGAAGGCCGAACAGAGCGACGAGGTTGTTGTGCGCCTGGTCGAACTCGATGGCCAGAGGGCCGATAACGTGCGCCTGACGTTTGCCGCGCCGCTGGTGGCGGCCCGCGAGGTCAACGGTGTGGAATCGCCGGTTGGGACCGCCACGATTGCGGGTGGCGAACTGGTGACCAGCTTCGGGCCGTATCAGCCCCGCACGTTTGCCGTGAAGCTCGGCGTGTCGACCACGCGAGTCGCGCAGCCAGTGTCGCGTCCCGTGGCACTGCCGTACAACCAGGCCGTCGCCAGCCGTGACGGATCGGTTTCCGGGGGGCGGTTCGATTCCTCGGGTCGGAGCCTGCCAGCCGAGATGCTGCCTCGCGAGATCACGGTCGGCGCGATTCGCTTCACCCTTGGGGCGCCTGACAAGATGAACGCCGTCATTCCGCGCGGCCAGGCCGTCGCACTGCCGGCCGGATCGTTCACGCGGCTGTACGTGCTGGCTGCCGCGTCGGACGGCGACCAGCGTGCGATCGTGAAGATCGGCGAAACGCCGGTCGAGTTGACAATCCGGGATTGGTCTGGCTACGTCGGACAATGGGACAACCGGATCTGGAAAGCCCGTGAAGAGCCGGTTCCACTGCGGCAGGGCGCACCAGTGCCGCCGCCGGGCACGCCGCCTCGAATGCGCACGGTGATGGATTTTGCGGGCCTGACGCCCGGCTTCATCAAGCCCACGCCGGTCGCCTGGTTCTCGTCGCACCGGCACGCGACCGACGGCAGCAACGACGTGTACGCGTACGCGTATCTGTATGTTTATGCGATCGACGTCCCAGCCGGCGCGAAGACATTGACACTGCCGGTGTCGGAACGGGTGAGGATCCTGGCGATGTCGGTGGTCAACGAGGGCGTCCCGACACGTCCCGCACAGCCGCTGTACGACACCCTGGATCGGAAGTAG
- a CDS encoding response regulator, translating to MLVVDDEPAIRALIARWLTAAGFDVSEASGADEAVESARQRAPDLVVSDVDMPGHDGVWLAGRIRLQHPTTAIIIVTGLGGLDTAIRTLRLGVQDYLVKPIERQALMEAIERGLQWHNREVERQREHQRLEDEIHARQNQLSETIASLQVTSAAAVDALLRLLTLHDAPAYDHATRVAGLSTRLAAALGVDPAIVTHVEVGALLHDLGKIAVGVRVLTKPERLSPAERELMVRHPELGAEIISHVPFMKTAAAIIAAHHERWDGEGYPNKLRGTEIPLGARIVTVADTYDAITNDRPYDDEHSSAAAIDEIRGCRGTQFDPDVVDAFIALMNAGG from the coding sequence ATGCTCGTTGTCGATGACGAACCGGCGATCCGCGCTTTGATAGCGCGATGGTTGACCGCCGCCGGTTTCGACGTCAGCGAAGCATCGGGCGCCGACGAGGCGGTCGAATCGGCCCGTCAGCGCGCGCCGGATCTGGTCGTGAGTGATGTGGACATGCCGGGTCATGACGGCGTGTGGCTCGCGGGCCGCATCAGGCTCCAGCACCCGACGACGGCCATCATCATCGTCACCGGCCTGGGCGGCCTCGACACCGCGATCCGCACATTGCGTCTGGGCGTGCAGGACTACCTGGTCAAGCCCATCGAGCGCCAGGCCCTGATGGAAGCGATTGAACGGGGGCTGCAGTGGCACAATCGCGAAGTCGAGCGGCAGCGGGAACATCAGCGGCTCGAGGACGAGATCCACGCGCGCCAGAACCAGCTGAGTGAGACCATCGCCAGTCTGCAGGTGACCTCGGCGGCCGCAGTTGACGCACTGTTGCGGCTGCTGACACTGCATGATGCGCCCGCGTACGACCACGCAACGCGCGTCGCCGGCCTGTCGACACGCCTGGCCGCCGCGCTCGGCGTCGACCCGGCCATCGTCACGCACGTCGAGGTCGGCGCGCTGCTGCACGACCTCGGGAAGATCGCCGTTGGTGTTCGCGTCCTGACCAAGCCGGAACGCCTGTCGCCCGCCGAGAGAGAGCTGATGGTGCGCCACCCGGAGCTGGGCGCCGAGATCATCTCACACGTCCCCTTCATGAAGACCGCAGCCGCAATCATCGCCGCTCACCACGAGCGGTGGGACGGCGAGGGATACCCGAACAAGCTGCGTGGGACCGAGATTCCCCTCGGCGCGAGAATTGTGACGGTGGCGGATACCTACGATGCGATCACCAATGACCGCCCGTACGACGACGAGCATTCCTCGGCAGCGGCGATCGATGAGATCCGGGGATGCCGGGGAACCCAGTTCGATCCGGATGTCGTTGATGCGTTTATCGCGCTGATGAACGCGGGCGGCTGA
- a CDS encoding sigma-54 dependent transcriptional regulator — protein MTRPTLLVVDDEPAILDMLGRFAAEQGFDVVRCEGGQPALDYLGHHTADMALIDVRMPNINGLEVLRVIRDVAPACAVALMTGYAAVDTAVKAIKLGAIDFLSKPFDYDRLTRLFVMVREEAHRREAALEGGEDHGVEFHGMIGRGRAMTDLFNLVTRLAPYAGIALITGETGAGKELVARAFHAVGPRSSRRLVTVNCSAIVPTLFESELFGHARGSFTGAAEAKVGLFEHADGGTIFLDEIGELPLAVQAALLRVLETGEVQRVGSLDTRRVNVRILAATNRDLRADCASGRFRQDLYFRLNLIDVRVPPLRERREDIPSLASAFVRQFMARFGKPLAGLTPEALRLLRSARWDGNVRELRHAVERACMLADGEWITDRDLVGITVDHAPGPAETAAAPGQRPVPAAATDDDPSLVSVEREHVVRTLERAGGNKSRAAVLLGISRRTLYRLIEIHGLAHMVQGRKTDGSGDSAASPDDPAADDPAEIEEIP, from the coding sequence ATGACCCGCCCCACCCTGCTCGTCGTTGACGACGAACCCGCCATTCTCGACATGCTCGGCCGGTTTGCCGCCGAACAGGGGTTTGACGTGGTCCGGTGTGAAGGGGGGCAGCCTGCGCTCGACTACCTCGGCCATCACACGGCGGACATGGCGCTGATCGATGTCCGCATGCCGAACATCAACGGGCTCGAAGTGCTGCGGGTCATCCGCGACGTCGCGCCGGCCTGCGCGGTCGCCCTGATGACGGGGTACGCCGCGGTGGACACGGCCGTCAAAGCCATCAAGCTTGGCGCGATTGACTTCCTCAGCAAGCCGTTCGACTACGACCGCCTCACGCGCCTGTTCGTGATGGTTCGTGAAGAAGCGCACCGCCGTGAGGCCGCCCTCGAAGGCGGCGAGGACCACGGCGTCGAGTTCCATGGCATGATCGGCCGCGGCCGGGCCATGACGGACTTGTTCAATCTGGTGACGCGCCTGGCGCCCTATGCGGGTATCGCGCTGATCACGGGCGAGACCGGCGCCGGCAAGGAACTGGTGGCACGCGCGTTCCACGCGGTTGGGCCGCGAAGCAGCCGCCGGCTGGTGACGGTCAACTGCTCGGCGATCGTACCGACGCTGTTCGAAAGCGAGCTGTTCGGCCACGCGCGAGGCTCGTTCACCGGTGCCGCCGAAGCCAAGGTCGGATTATTCGAACACGCCGATGGCGGGACGATCTTCCTCGACGAGATCGGCGAATTGCCGCTCGCGGTGCAGGCGGCGCTGCTGCGGGTGCTCGAAACCGGCGAGGTGCAGCGCGTGGGCTCCCTCGACACGCGGCGGGTGAACGTCCGTATTCTGGCGGCGACCAATCGCGATCTGCGGGCCGATTGCGCATCGGGCCGCTTTCGCCAGGATCTCTACTTTCGACTCAATCTGATCGACGTGCGAGTGCCGCCTCTGCGTGAGCGGCGCGAGGACATTCCCAGTCTGGCCTCGGCATTCGTCCGGCAGTTCATGGCGCGCTTCGGCAAGCCGCTCGCCGGCCTGACGCCTGAAGCCCTGCGCCTGCTGAGATCGGCCCGGTGGGACGGCAATGTCCGTGAACTGCGGCACGCGGTCGAGCGGGCCTGCATGCTGGCCGACGGCGAGTGGATCACCGATCGCGATCTGGTCGGCATCACGGTGGACCACGCGCCCGGCCCGGCCGAGACGGCGGCCGCACCCGGCCAGCGTCCAGTTCCGGCTGCCGCCACCGACGATGACCCGTCGCTGGTGTCGGTCGAGCGCGAGCACGTCGTCCGAACGCTCGAACGGGCGGGCGGAAACAAGTCGCGAGCGGCCGTGCTGCTCGGGATCAGCCGGCGAACGCTGTACCGGCTGATTGAGATTCACGGCCTGGCGCACATGGTCCAGGGGCGAAAGACCGATGGCTCGGGCGATTCCGCGGCTTCGCCCGACGATCCGGCCGCCGACGATCCCGCTGAGATCGAGGAGATTCCGTGA